One genomic window of Dermacentor andersoni chromosome 8, qqDerAnde1_hic_scaffold, whole genome shotgun sequence includes the following:
- the LOC126529432 gene encoding cytosolic endo-beta-N-acetylglucosaminidase-like: MQAEYWPIPFSGCGPWQRFIIILIKPWPIPYSGFVPQRPHHHHHRRPKPNQVRRSRSVITPAAVVEMGVELSRARSGLRELRRMKWDPDREAAPLKTLYELLAYEEQPLLCAVEPLSDAIKHGKPGDPRTIFCHDMGGGYNEDRFIHGCHERHVYRFHHWQIIDTFIYYSHHMVTIPPPGWISAAHRHGVKVLGTFILGKDDGINIDMIKRLDLVPQVAAQLAHVASVGRFDGWLISIGCEVGRWFLPRSSVPVLTELLKAVTTEVHKAVPGSLVIWYDAVDANGKAKPHNELNEKNSCFLDLCDGIFLNFQWTEAMLQRSAQLAGSRKADVYAGVDVYARDTAYPGGFDMYKVVRHLARIPILF; the protein is encoded by the exons ATGCAGGCGGAATATTGGCCTATCCCCTTTAGTGGGTGCGGGCCATGGCAGAGGtttatcatcatcctcatcaaaCCATGGCCTATCCCCTACAGCGGGTTTGTGCCACAGaggcctcatcatcatcatcatcgccgacCTAAGCCTAACCAAGTTCGACGCAGCCGCTCGGTCATAACGCCGGCTGCCGTTGTTGAGATGGGTGTCGAGTTGTCGCGAGCGAGGAGCGGCCTTCGCGAGCTAAGGCGGATGAAATGGGATCCCGATCGAGAAGCCGCACCGCTCAAGACGCTCTACGAGCTGCTCGCGTACGAGGAGCAGCCCCTCCTCTGCGCCGTGGAACCGCTGTCAGACGCCATCAAGCACGGTAAGCCTGGGGATCCGAGGACCATCTTCTGCCACGACATGGGTGGCGGTTACAACGAGGACAG GTTCATCCATGGCTGTCATGAGCGGCACGTGTACCGATTCCACCACTGGCAGATTATCGACACGTTCATCTATTACTCCCACCACATGGTCACGATTCCTCCTCCGGGCTGGATTTCGGCTGCCCACAGGCATGGCGTCAAAGTTCTAG GAACTTTCATCTTAGGCAAGGACGATGGCATAAATATTGATATGATCAAACGCCTGGATCTCGTGCCCCAGGTTGCAGCCCAGCTAGCACATGTTGCATCCGTGGGCCGGTTTGATGGATGGCTAATCAGCATCGGCTGCGAAGTAGGGAGATGGTTTTTG CCGCGCAGCAGCGTTCCAGTACTGACGGAGTTGCTTAAGGCCGTCACCACAGAAGTACACAAAGCTGTGCCTGGCTCCCTTGTCATCTGGTACGACGCTGTCGACGCCAACGGAAAGGCCAAGCCACACAACGAACTCAACGAAAAAAACTCGTGCTTTCTCGACTTATGCGATGGCATCTTCCTCAACTTCCAGTGGACTGAAGCCATGCTCCAGAGGTCGGCACAACTCGCAGGCAGCCGCAAAGCCGACGTCTACGCTGGTGTTGACGTGTACGCGCGCGACACGGCGTATCCTGGTGGCTTCGACATGTACAAGGTAGTTCGGCATTTAGCGCGGATTCCGATTCTGTTCTGA
- the LOC126529125 gene encoding uncharacterized protein has protein sequence MQITSKLPWFNLHKQQLQPRDQGAKLCDTCCSVKVHVNDAYNGGGSLRVLFKPNPHYPDAKPYIRLFGCDFPLSPLVVSYTFKNISSVITIGQDIAIVLKAKTAAGETGDIFLGATVGVPEGGNYRVTREIIDPEDSEDQSDTHWLTRKFQLEDLRGADGAILQEIGLHLFCVNMEATVCLLGQLDISRPAVAKVVHSNDDSDDEEPEMKRQRDR, from the exons ATGCAGATCACGTCTAAACTGCCATGGTTCAACTTGCACAAGCAGCAGCTACAGCCTCGGGACCAAGGAGCCAAACTCTGTGACACCTGCTGTTCAGTGAAGGTGCACGTGAACGACGCGTACAACGGTGGCGGCAGCCTCCGCGTGCTGTTCAAGCCTAACCCTCACTACCCGGACGCTAAACCCTACATAAG GTTGTTTGGTTGCGACTTCCCGCTCAGCCCTCTTGTGGTGAGCTACACCTTCAAGAACATCAGCTCCGTCATCACAATTGGCCAGGACATTGCCATTGTTTTGAAGGCCAAAACTGCAGCAGGGGAGACGGGGGACATCTTTCTAGGCGCGACGGTTGGCGTGCCGGAGGGTGGCAACTACAGGGTGACGCGAGAGATCATCGACCCCGAGGACAGTGAGGACCAGTCGGATACTCACTGGCTCACTAG AAAGTTCCAGCTGGAGGACCTGCGAGGTGCAGACGGTGCCATTCTTCAAGAGATTGGCCTCCATTTGTTCTGCGTCAATATGGAAGCTACCGTTTGCCTGCTGGGCCAACTTGACATCTCACGGCCAGCCGTTGCAAAAGTCGTTCACAGTAACGACGACAGTGATGACGAGGAACCAGAAATGAAGCGGCAGCGAGATCGCTAG